From Paracoccus aminovorans, one genomic window encodes:
- a CDS encoding DUF1501 domain-containing protein — protein sequence MLHLDRRLFLKSAALLGCSAAAHPLMNSMTFAALPSDNRLVVIILRGAMDGLDAIQPYGDPMLRKLRRDLSLGPEAGALDLDGFYALHPRLGPLLPLWQKGELAFAHAVSTPYRDKRSHFDGQDVLEAGTGNDLPVDRRLGGWLNRLLQAVPGATSETAYAVGIEQMKILEGKAAHMSWAPRAALSLSPQAQLLLEHVYHDDPLFRDAARDAVHIGAESPAMEKTTGPTGDAQSLGAFAANRLNAESRIAAFSIPGWDSHANQGPVIGRGLDRLAAAILALRDGLGANWQRTTVLAMTEFGRTVRENGSGGTDHGTGGALIMAGGAIKGGRAYGDWPGLGEGQLYADRDLMPLRDIRAYAAWAMRGLFGIEPGVLERAVFPGLDLGGDPKMLA from the coding sequence ATGCTGCACCTGGACCGCAGGCTGTTTCTGAAAAGCGCGGCGCTGCTCGGCTGCTCGGCCGCGGCGCATCCCCTGATGAACAGCATGACCTTTGCCGCGTTGCCCTCGGACAACCGGCTGGTGGTGATCATCCTGCGCGGCGCCATGGACGGGCTGGACGCGATCCAGCCTTATGGCGATCCGATGCTGCGCAAGCTGCGCCGCGACCTGTCGCTGGGGCCGGAGGCGGGGGCGCTGGACCTCGACGGCTTTTATGCGCTGCATCCGCGGCTGGGGCCGCTGCTGCCCCTTTGGCAAAAGGGCGAGCTGGCCTTTGCCCATGCCGTCTCGACCCCCTATCGCGACAAGCGCAGCCATTTCGACGGCCAGGACGTGCTGGAGGCCGGGACCGGCAACGACCTGCCGGTGGACCGGCGCCTGGGCGGCTGGCTGAACCGGCTGTTGCAGGCGGTGCCGGGCGCCACCTCGGAAACCGCTTATGCGGTCGGGATCGAGCAGATGAAGATCCTGGAAGGCAAGGCCGCGCATATGAGCTGGGCGCCGCGCGCCGCGCTGAGCCTGTCGCCGCAGGCGCAGCTGCTGCTGGAGCATGTCTATCACGACGACCCGCTGTTCCGCGATGCCGCCCGCGACGCGGTGCACATCGGCGCCGAGAGCCCGGCCATGGAAAAGACCACCGGCCCGACCGGCGACGCGCAGTCGCTGGGCGCCTTTGCCGCCAACCGGCTGAACGCGGAAAGCCGCATCGCCGCCTTTTCGATCCCGGGCTGGGACAGCCACGCCAATCAGGGGCCGGTGATCGGCCGCGGGCTGGACCGGCTGGCCGCCGCGATCCTGGCGTTGCGCGACGGGCTGGGCGCGAACTGGCAGCGGACGACGGTGCTGGCGATGACCGAATTCGGCCGCACCGTGCGCGAGAACGGCTCGGGCGGCACCGACCACGGCACCGGCGGCGCGCTGATCATGGCCGGCGGCGCGATCAAGGGCGGCCGCGCCTACGGCGACTGGCCGGGCCTGGGCGAGGGCCAGCTTTACGCCGACCGCGACCTGATGCCCCTGCGCGACATCCGCGCCTATGCCGCCTGGGCGATGCGCGGGCTGTTCGGGATCGAGCCCGGGGTCTTGGAACGCGCGGTGTTTCCGGGGCTTGACCTGGGCGGCGATCCGAAGATGCTCGCCTGA
- a CDS encoding GNAT family N-acetyltransferase, with the protein MSERPTGPVVTGFAPPPAPDLPRIEGRFVDLERLDPARHAEDLFAANQGQDWVWDYLGYGPFAALADYRDWQARMAASTDPVFYALRDRAGGRVGGVASFMRIDRANGVIEIGHIEIAPPMQQTPAATEAISLMIGWAFAAGYRRVEWKCDALNAPSRRAAQRYGFAYEGIFRQHMLTKGRNRDTAWYAIIDRDWPRLAEAHRAWLSPQNFDDQGRQRQSLSALTGS; encoded by the coding sequence ATGTCAGAACGTCCGACCGGCCCGGTCGTCACCGGATTCGCTCCGCCCCCCGCCCCCGACCTGCCGCGGATCGAGGGCCGTTTCGTCGATCTTGAGCGGCTGGACCCGGCGCGCCATGCCGAGGATCTGTTCGCGGCGAACCAGGGGCAGGACTGGGTCTGGGACTATCTGGGCTATGGCCCCTTCGCCGCTTTGGCCGATTATCGCGACTGGCAGGCGCGCATGGCGGCCAGCACCGATCCGGTGTTCTATGCGCTGCGCGACCGCGCCGGCGGCAGGGTCGGGGGCGTGGCGTCCTTCATGCGCATCGACCGCGCCAATGGCGTGATCGAGATCGGTCATATCGAGATCGCGCCGCCGATGCAGCAGACCCCTGCCGCGACCGAAGCCATCTCGCTGATGATCGGCTGGGCCTTCGCGGCGGGCTATCGCCGCGTCGAATGGAAATGCGATGCGCTGAACGCGCCGTCGCGCCGGGCGGCGCAGCGCTACGGCTTTGCCTACGAAGGCATCTTCCGCCAGCACATGCTCACCAAGGGACGCAACCGCGACACCGCCTGGTATGCGATCATCGACCGCGACTGGCCGCGACTGGCCGAGGCGCATCGGGCCTGGCTTTCGCCCCAGAACTTCGACGACCAGGGCCGCCAGCGGCAAAGCCTGTCGGCGCTGACCGGGTCTTGA